The Geoalkalibacter subterraneus genome contains the following window.
GGCTCTGCAACATGCCGACATAAAGTTCCCCGGAACCGCCCCCGGCACTGATCCCGGCCATGGCCGCCAGCCCGCCCATATTGCCGAGCATGGAACTCAGCCCGCTGCTTTCTTTCTGCGGCGGCAGCAGCCGCGCGTTGGCGGTAAAGATGTTGGGCAGCGTCAGCGTGTAAATGCAGGCCAGGATAAAAGTCACGGCACAGGAACCGATAATCAGCCATTTATTCCTGACCAGCACCAGCAGCAGGTCGAGGAGGTTGATTTCGTCGTCTGGTTCGGGTGGGGCCAGGTCAGGGGTACTCTTAAAGTTTTTTTGATCTTCGGTCATGATGTTCTCGTGAGGGACGCGGGACGAGGGACGAGGAACGCGGAGGTCAAGGGCGTTAAGCGCTTGGTGCCTCGGGTTTCTCCCTTCGCATCACGGATTTCTGTTCTTTTTCGCTCGGATTAAGCCACCGAGCATAGAGGATATGGCCTCTGTTTCACTAATCCATTTTTTTCCCGTTTCTTTTTCAATGTAGGCGATATCCATGCCGATATAAATCTGAGTTCGTAACTCTCCGCATGAACCTTTTGAGTAAAGAAGAAATTTTACACACTCCGCCCGCGAAACTCGCTCCATGCCTTCGGCAATATTGGAGGGGATCGACAATCCGGATCGAGTAATCTGATCTTTGAAACCGTAGTCCTTCAGGCCGCTCAATTCTTTGTAAATATCAGCACTCAAACGGGCAGACCTTTTCCAAACTTCCAGATCCTCGAACCGCAACAATCACTCCATTTGAAATCAGGGACGAGGAACGCGGGACGCGAAAATCTTAAAGATTTTGACTTCCGCGTTCCTCGTTCCGCGTCACGCGTCACCGGGTTTAAGGTTTTCGCGTCCCTCGTCCCGCGTCCCGCATCCCGGCCTCTAAAATGACGCCACCGCGGCGGCGCCGAGGGCCATCTGGTAGATGATCTGGGTCAGGTCTTTGACTTCGCGCATGATATCGGTGCGCTCGTACTTTTCGGGGACCAGGATGGTGTCTCCGGGGTAGATCTGGGTGTTGTTGAAACCGCCGAGTACCCAGCGGAAGTTTTCGCGGTCCCAGCCGAGGCCGGCGCCGGCCTGCTGCTTGCTGTAGACGGTGCCGTCGGCACGCACGATGTACATTTCATCGCTGTCGGCGTTTTTCCTCGTGCCGCCGACCTTGTTCATGTAATAGGACACGGTCTTGCCGGGTGCGAATGCCAGGGTGGTCTGGTTGTAGACCTGGCCGAGCACGCTGACGGTTTTGGGATTGGCCGGGATGATGAGTGTATCGCCGTCTTTCAGCTCGATGTCGGCAGCACTGCCGCGCAGGGTGTCGAGGGGCGCGAGGTTGACCACCATGCGGCCGGTCACAGGCAGGTTCTTGAGCTTCTCTACCATCTGCTGGCGGGCGTTAAGCAGCGTCTCCGCCGACTTGATCTCTTCTGCGCTGAGCGCTCCGCTGGCGATATCGGAGGAGGCACGCAGGATCTCCTGCTCCTGCTCCAGGATGAGGGCATCGAAACGCTCGCGCTGGGTCTCGCGTACCTCTTCGCGGGTGAAGGTGGCGCCACGCAGATAAGCGCCCTCGGTAAATCCGCCGGCCCGCTCGATCAGAGAGGCGAGAGTTTCACCCTTGGCAATGGGGTATTGCCCCGGGAAACGGACTTCCCCCTGCAG
Protein-coding sequences here:
- a CDS encoding four helix bundle protein, which codes for MRFEDLEVWKRSARLSADIYKELSGLKDYGFKDQITRSGLSIPSNIAEGMERVSRAECVKFLLYSKGSCGELRTQIYIGMDIAYIEKETGKKWISETEAISSMLGGLIRAKKNRNP